A genomic region of Sideroxydans sp. CL21 contains the following coding sequences:
- a CDS encoding bifunctional riboflavin kinase/FAD synthetase, with product MQILRGLHSTNTQAVAVTIGNFDGVHLGHQAMLKELRAAAQARGLQTAVVIFEPHPREFFTPQQAPARLTSLREKLELFSTMGVDRVHVCRFDALFARKTAADFIHALHEKLHAKFVLIGDDFRFGSGRVGDFALMEKIGGERGFEVQAVHSVLHDGVRISSTAIRAALAAGQIRMAREYLGRPYSISGRVVHGDGMGRKLGFPTANIQLKHNLPPLKGIYVVLAHTEGLGVLQGVASLGVRPTLKQNAKPVLEVHLFEFSQQIYGKHLRVEFLQKLRDEEKYPNLEALTRQIALDVDKAKKWFIEHE from the coding sequence ATGCAGATTCTACGCGGACTACATTCTACAAACACTCAAGCTGTGGCTGTCACCATCGGTAATTTCGACGGTGTGCATCTGGGCCATCAGGCGATGCTCAAGGAATTGCGTGCTGCCGCGCAGGCTCGCGGGTTGCAGACTGCAGTGGTCATCTTTGAGCCGCATCCGCGCGAGTTTTTCACGCCGCAGCAGGCGCCGGCGCGGCTCACCAGCCTGCGCGAAAAGCTCGAGTTGTTCAGCACGATGGGGGTGGACCGCGTGCATGTCTGCCGTTTCGATGCGCTGTTCGCGCGCAAGACTGCCGCAGATTTCATCCATGCACTGCATGAAAAGCTGCATGCGAAATTCGTGCTGATCGGCGACGATTTCCGCTTCGGTAGCGGTCGGGTCGGCGATTTCGCGCTGATGGAGAAGATTGGCGGGGAACGCGGCTTTGAGGTGCAGGCAGTGCACAGCGTGTTGCATGACGGGGTGCGCATCTCCAGCACCGCGATACGTGCGGCGCTGGCGGCAGGGCAGATACGCATGGCGCGCGAGTACCTGGGGCGTCCTTACAGCATCAGCGGCCGCGTTGTGCATGGCGACGGCATGGGGCGCAAACTCGGCTTCCCCACCGCGAACATCCAGTTGAAACACAATCTGCCGCCGCTCAAGGGCATCTATGTGGTGCTGGCGCATACCGAGGGGTTGGGCGTGCTGCAGGGCGTGGCGAGCCTGGGTGTGCGCCCGACACTGAAGCAGAATGCGAAACCGGTACTCGAAGTGCATCTGTTCGAGTTTTCACAGCAAATATATGGCAAGCATCTGCGCGTGGAATTCCTGCAGAAGCTGCGTGACGAAGAGAAGTATCCGAATCTTGAAGCATTGACCCGGCAGATCGCGCTGGATGTTGACAAGGCAAAGAAATGGTTTATCGAACATGAGTGA
- the ispH gene encoding 4-hydroxy-3-methylbut-2-enyl diphosphate reductase, which yields MDLLLANPRGFCAGVDRAIEIVERALVLHGAPIYVRHEVVHNKFVVDGLKAKGAIFIENLADVPSGSILIFSAHGVPQSVRREAESRNLTVFDATCPLVTKVHLEVSRMRGQGKEIVMIGHKGHPEVEGTMGQSNGGMYLVETPADVQTLQVQDGQNLSYVTQTTLSVDDASAIIAALKTRFPFITGPKKDDICYATQNRQDSVKLLAKQCDLVIVVGSPNSSNSNRLREVARNLDVPAYLVDNADELKPEWLQGRQHVGITAGASAPEVLVQAVISRLKQLGAISVREAEGIQENVVFPLPKALIPSN from the coding sequence ATGGACCTGTTACTCGCTAACCCGCGCGGCTTCTGCGCCGGAGTCGATCGCGCCATCGAGATCGTGGAACGGGCTTTGGTATTGCACGGCGCGCCCATCTATGTGCGGCACGAAGTGGTACACAACAAATTCGTTGTCGACGGCTTGAAAGCCAAGGGCGCGATCTTCATCGAAAATCTGGCAGATGTGCCTTCCGGCAGCATTCTGATTTTCAGTGCGCACGGCGTTCCGCAATCGGTGCGCCGCGAGGCCGAGTCGCGCAATCTGACCGTATTCGATGCGACTTGCCCATTGGTGACCAAGGTGCATCTCGAGGTTTCCCGCATGCGTGGTCAGGGTAAAGAGATCGTGATGATCGGTCACAAAGGCCATCCCGAAGTGGAGGGTACGATGGGGCAGAGCAACGGCGGCATGTATCTGGTCGAAACGCCAGCCGACGTACAAACACTGCAGGTACAGGACGGGCAGAATCTGTCCTATGTGACGCAGACCACGCTTTCGGTGGACGATGCCAGCGCCATCATCGCCGCGCTCAAGACGCGCTTCCCGTTTATCACGGGGCCGAAAAAGGACGACATATGTTATGCCACGCAGAACCGGCAGGACTCGGTAAAGTTGTTGGCGAAACAATGCGACCTGGTCATCGTGGTCGGCTCGCCGAACAGTTCCAATTCCAACCGCCTGCGTGAAGTTGCACGCAACCTTGATGTCCCGGCCTATCTGGTTGATAACGCCGATGAACTCAAGCCGGAATGGTTGCAGGGCAGGCAACATGTCGGCATTACAGCCGGCGCATCCGCTCCGGAAGTGCTGGTGCAGGCAGTCATCTCACGGCTCAAACAACTGGGTGCAATCAGTGTGCGCGAGGCAGAAGGCATTCAGGAGAATGTCGTTTTTCCGCTTCCGAAAGCCCTCATTCCGAGCAACTGA
- the lspA gene encoding signal peptidase II, translating to MLSRWLLVSVVVIVLDQLSKAAISNHLVYGESFAVMPFFNLVLAHNTGAAFSFLSDAGGLQRWLFSVVALVASAWIIWLLRKHQSQKLFCFALAFILGGALGNLIDRIAYGYVVDFLDFYWGSAHFAAFNLADSAITCGAALLIWDSFKGKKHGPVTR from the coding sequence ATGCTTAGTCGCTGGCTTCTGGTTTCAGTCGTGGTCATCGTCCTTGACCAGTTGAGCAAGGCAGCGATCAGCAATCATCTTGTCTATGGCGAAAGTTTTGCCGTGATGCCGTTTTTCAATTTGGTATTGGCACACAACACGGGCGCGGCCTTCAGTTTTTTGAGCGACGCAGGCGGTTTGCAGCGCTGGCTGTTCAGCGTCGTTGCACTCGTTGCTTCGGCATGGATCATCTGGCTGCTACGCAAGCACCAGTCGCAAAAACTGTTCTGCTTTGCGTTGGCATTCATTCTTGGCGGGGCGCTGGGCAATCTGATCGACCGTATCGCTTACGGTTATGTGGTGGACTTCCTCGATTTCTATTGGGGCAGCGCCCACTTCGCCGCATTTAACCTGGCCGACTCTGCGATCACCTGCGGTGCAGCGCTGTTGATCTGGGATAGCTTCAAAGGAAAAAAACATGGACCTGTTACTCGCTAA
- the ileS gene encoding isoleucine--tRNA ligase has translation MSDDKKKYPLNLPDTTFPMRGDLAKREPLMLAQWQAQQRYQRIRKAAAGRPKFILHDGPPYANGDIHIGHAVNKVLKDIIIKSKTLSGLDAPYVPGWDCHGLPIELQVEKKHGKAIPASQFRELCREYAKEQIERQKKDFIRLGVLGDWDRPYLTMDFRTEADIIRALGKIHERGYLYQGRKPVNWCLDCQSALAEAEVEYEDKVSPAIDVGFEVKDKHAVEKAFGVSLPGSAKVYAVIWTTTPWTLPANQAVSVHPALQYDLIRTEKGYLILAFDLAAACLSRYQLGGSNDRGDGLAATCYGAALEGLPLQHPFYDRIVPVICGEHVTLEAGTGLVHTAPAHGVDDYVVGQRYGLPNENPVGDDGKFISTTPAVGGTPLAGVFVWKANDIVLQAMEASGHLLHQEKLKHSYPHCWRHKTPIIFRSTPQWFIGMEQVASLTHRNNEDLTLSVRHQPSSGTSLRDLANQAVAGTQFFPSWGRARLEAMIKNRPDWCVSRQRNWGVPMPFFVHKETMQLHPRTPELLEQVAKRVEQSGIEAWFSLNSVDLLGEDAAHYRKLSDTLDVWFDSGVTHYAVLAKREGLRVPADLYLEGSDQHRGWFQSSLLTGCAINGRAPYDALLTHGFVVDGNGHKMSKSKGNVIAPQKILDTLGADILRLWAASTDYSGELTISDEILKRVVESYRRIRNTLRFLLANIADFDVNRDAMPVEQWLEIDRYALALTQKLQEGVCGDYERYEFHFAVQKLLGFCSEDLGGFYLDILKDRLYTAGENSNARRSAQNALYHIAQSLARLISPILSFTGEEVWATLNGKDDASVFETVWYKLPNSGLDGAAMSAWSDIRAVRDQVNKKLEEQRATSAIGSALQAEIDVYAPNDIFELLARLGDDLRLVFITSRANVHLREGELEIKVSPSAHAKCERCWHYRSDVGSDAAHPTLCGRCVSNLYGKGEARRYA, from the coding sequence ATGAGTGATGACAAAAAGAAATATCCGCTGAATCTTCCCGATACGACATTCCCCATGCGTGGCGATCTGGCCAAACGAGAGCCGCTGATGCTGGCGCAATGGCAGGCGCAGCAGCGCTACCAGCGCATCCGCAAGGCCGCGGCAGGGCGCCCGAAATTCATCCTGCACGACGGCCCTCCTTATGCGAACGGCGATATCCACATTGGCCATGCGGTGAACAAGGTGCTGAAGGACATCATCATCAAGAGCAAGACCCTGAGCGGCTTAGATGCGCCTTACGTTCCGGGATGGGATTGTCACGGCTTGCCCATCGAATTGCAGGTGGAGAAGAAACACGGCAAGGCGATCCCCGCTTCGCAGTTCCGCGAACTGTGCCGCGAATACGCGAAAGAGCAGATTGAGCGCCAGAAGAAAGATTTCATCCGTCTCGGCGTGCTGGGAGACTGGGACCGTCCCTACCTGACCATGGATTTCCGGACCGAAGCGGACATCATCCGCGCGCTCGGCAAGATCCATGAACGCGGGTATTTGTATCAAGGCCGCAAGCCGGTGAACTGGTGCCTGGATTGCCAGTCGGCCTTGGCTGAAGCCGAAGTCGAATACGAGGACAAAGTGTCGCCCGCCATCGACGTCGGTTTTGAGGTGAAAGACAAACACGCAGTAGAAAAGGCATTCGGTGTGTCGCTGCCGGGCAGTGCCAAAGTGTACGCGGTGATCTGGACCACCACGCCGTGGACGTTACCCGCCAACCAGGCCGTGAGTGTACATCCTGCATTGCAGTACGACCTGATCCGAACCGAGAAGGGATATCTGATCCTGGCATTCGATCTGGCGGCTGCATGCCTGAGCCGCTACCAGTTGGGCGGCAGCAACGACCGGGGCGACGGTCTTGCGGCCACCTGTTACGGCGCGGCGCTGGAAGGTTTGCCGTTGCAACACCCGTTCTACGACCGCATCGTGCCCGTCATCTGCGGCGAGCATGTCACGCTGGAAGCGGGTACCGGTCTTGTGCATACCGCACCGGCACACGGTGTGGACGACTATGTGGTCGGCCAGCGTTACGGCCTGCCGAACGAGAATCCGGTTGGCGACGACGGCAAGTTCATCTCCACTACTCCGGCAGTCGGGGGAACGCCATTGGCAGGCGTGTTCGTGTGGAAGGCGAACGACATCGTGCTGCAAGCGATGGAAGCGAGCGGACATTTGTTGCATCAGGAAAAACTCAAACACAGCTATCCGCATTGCTGGCGTCACAAGACGCCGATCATTTTCCGCTCCACACCACAATGGTTCATCGGCATGGAGCAAGTTGCATCATTAACTCACAGAAATAATGAAGATTTGACTCTATCCGTTCGGCATCAGCCGTCCAGTGGTACATCCTTGCGCGACCTCGCCAATCAGGCGGTTGCCGGAACACAATTCTTCCCGTCCTGGGGGCGCGCGCGGCTCGAAGCGATGATCAAGAACCGTCCCGACTGGTGCGTATCGCGCCAGCGCAATTGGGGTGTGCCGATGCCGTTCTTCGTGCACAAGGAAACGATGCAATTGCATCCGCGCACGCCGGAATTGCTGGAGCAAGTTGCCAAGCGCGTCGAGCAATCCGGTATCGAGGCCTGGTTCAGCCTGAACAGCGTCGATCTGTTGGGCGAAGATGCTGCGCACTACCGCAAACTCTCCGATACGCTGGACGTGTGGTTCGATTCGGGTGTGACGCATTACGCCGTTCTGGCGAAACGCGAAGGGCTGCGTGTGCCGGCCGATCTGTATCTGGAAGGCTCCGACCAGCATCGCGGCTGGTTCCAGTCGTCGTTGCTGACTGGCTGCGCCATCAATGGCCGCGCGCCTTACGATGCGCTGCTCACGCACGGCTTTGTGGTGGACGGCAATGGCCACAAGATGTCGAAGTCCAAGGGTAATGTCATCGCGCCGCAGAAGATTCTGGATACGCTGGGTGCGGACATCCTGCGCTTGTGGGCGGCTTCCACCGATTACTCCGGCGAACTGACAATATCGGACGAAATTTTGAAGCGGGTGGTGGAAAGTTACCGCCGTATCCGCAATACGCTGCGTTTCCTGCTGGCAAACATCGCCGACTTCGACGTGAATCGCGATGCCATGCCAGTGGAGCAATGGCTGGAGATCGACCGATATGCGCTGGCATTGACGCAGAAATTGCAGGAAGGAGTGTGTGGCGATTATGAGCGTTACGAATTCCACTTCGCGGTACAAAAGTTGCTGGGTTTCTGCTCGGAAGACTTGGGTGGTTTCTATCTCGATATTTTGAAAGACCGCCTTTACACTGCCGGCGAGAATTCCAATGCACGCCGCTCAGCGCAGAATGCGCTGTATCACATCGCGCAATCCTTGGCGCGTTTGATCTCGCCGATATTGAGTTTTACCGGCGAAGAGGTCTGGGCGACTTTGAATGGCAAGGATGATGCGAGTGTGTTCGAAACTGTTTGGTACAAATTGCCGAATTCCGGATTGGATGGTGCGGCAATGAGCGCCTGGAGCGACATTCGAGCGGTGCGCGATCAAGTGAACAAGAAGTTGGAAGAACAACGCGCAACGAGCGCTATCGGTTCCGCATTGCAGGCTGAAATCGATGTGTATGCGCCGAATGATATTTTTGAATTGCTGGCACGGCTGGGCGATGACCTGCGGTTGGTGTTCATCACATCGCGTGCCAATGTGCATCTGCGCGAAGGCGAACTGGAGATCAAGGTTTCGCCAAGTGCGCACGCCAAATGCGAACGTTGCTGGCACTACCGCTCGGACGTGGGCAGCGATGCCGCTCACCCGACACTTTGTGGCCGTTGCGTGAGCAACCTGTACGGCAAAGGCGAGGCGCGTCGCTATGCTTAG
- the tldD gene encoding metalloprotease TldD, whose product MNAALQLAQSALLTAHGLESRHLEQVFGKMLAHRVDYADLYFQYSRAESWSLEEGIVKSGSFNIDQGVGVRAISGDKTAFAYSDDITLPALEEAALATRAIARQGGKQTAAHLHAGKVRELYLPHDPIATLKADEKVALLERLERHARALDPRVTQVMANLAGEYDVVLMARNDGLMSADIRPLVRLSLQVIVESNGRREQGSAGGGGRFGYDYFSDEVLQRYAKEAVHQAVINLDARPAPAGNMTVVLGSGWPGILLHEAVGHGLEGDFNRKGSSAFSGRIGERVAAKGVTVVDDGTIADRRGSLNVDDEGNPTQRTVLIEDGILRGYLQDTMNARLMGVPVTGNARRESFAHLPIPRMTNTMMLNGDKTPQEIIASVKHGLYAANFGGGQVDITSGKFVFSTTEAYMIEDGKITYPVKGATLIGNGPEALMRVSMIGNDMALDPGVGTCGKEGQSVPVGVGQPTLRIDGLTVGGTA is encoded by the coding sequence ATGAACGCCGCCCTGCAATTGGCGCAAAGTGCGCTGCTTACCGCGCACGGGCTGGAATCCCGCCATCTGGAACAGGTGTTCGGCAAGATGTTGGCGCATCGCGTGGACTACGCCGATCTTTATTTTCAATACAGCCGCGCCGAGAGCTGGTCGCTGGAAGAAGGTATCGTCAAATCGGGCAGCTTCAATATCGATCAGGGAGTCGGTGTCCGCGCAATCAGCGGCGACAAGACCGCTTTCGCCTATTCCGACGATATTACGCTGCCTGCCCTGGAAGAGGCGGCGCTGGCTACCCGTGCGATCGCCCGCCAGGGCGGCAAACAGACAGCAGCCCATCTGCATGCCGGCAAAGTGCGTGAACTCTATTTGCCGCACGATCCCATTGCCACCCTGAAAGCCGACGAAAAAGTCGCGCTGCTGGAGCGGCTGGAACGCCATGCACGCGCCCTCGATCCGCGCGTTACGCAAGTGATGGCTAATCTGGCCGGCGAATACGACGTGGTGCTGATGGCGCGCAACGACGGCCTGATGAGCGCCGACATCCGACCATTGGTGCGCCTGTCGCTACAGGTGATCGTCGAAAGCAACGGTCGCCGCGAGCAAGGTTCGGCGGGCGGCGGCGGGCGATTCGGCTACGACTATTTCAGCGACGAGGTGCTGCAACGCTACGCCAAAGAAGCTGTGCATCAGGCCGTCATCAACCTTGATGCACGGCCCGCACCGGCAGGCAACATGACCGTGGTGCTGGGCAGCGGCTGGCCCGGTATCCTGCTGCACGAAGCGGTGGGGCACGGTCTGGAAGGCGACTTCAACCGCAAGGGCAGTTCAGCTTTTTCCGGCCGTATCGGCGAACGGGTGGCGGCGAAAGGGGTGACTGTCGTGGACGACGGTACCATCGCCGACCGGCGCGGTTCGCTCAATGTGGATGACGAAGGGAACCCCACGCAACGTACAGTCTTGATTGAAGACGGCATCCTGCGCGGTTATCTGCAGGACACGATGAACGCCCGCCTGATGGGCGTGCCGGTGACCGGCAACGCGCGGCGCGAATCGTTTGCGCATCTGCCGATCCCGCGCATGACCAATACCATGATGCTGAATGGGGACAAGACGCCGCAGGAGATCATCGCTTCGGTCAAGCACGGCTTGTATGCGGCCAATTTCGGCGGGGGGCAGGTGGACATCACCAGCGGCAAGTTTGTGTTTTCAACCACCGAGGCCTATATGATCGAGGATGGCAAGATCACCTATCCGGTCAAGGGGGCGACGCTGATTGGCAACGGCCCGGAAGCGCTGATGCGGGTGAGCATGATAGGCAACGACATGGCACTCGATCCCGGCGTCGGCACCTGCGGCAAGGAAGGGCAGAGCGTACCGGTCGGGGTAGGGCAACCGACATTGCGCATCGACGGGTTGACCGTGGGCGGGACGGCATGA
- a CDS encoding carbon-nitrogen hydrolase family protein, whose product MSSLDSTQTRIAAQLNAFKVAAIQMASGPKVEGNLSEARRLIAKAAEQGAKLVVLPEFFAIMGMNEQDKVKVCEQPGRGPIQSFLSEMARKHRIWLVGGSIPLAASTPDKVRNSLLVFDETGAQVARYDKIHLFNLTLGNEHYNEASTIEAGDKIVVVDSPFGRIGLAICYDLRFPELFRAMKDVNIIVLPSAFTATTGKVHWEPLVRARAIENLSYVIAAAQGGYHVSGRETHGHTMIVDPWGRIMDELQRGSGVVIADVNPNYQASLRSSLPALSHRTLSCDNLEQA is encoded by the coding sequence ATGTCTTCCCTCGATAGCACCCAAACGCGGATCGCCGCACAACTCAACGCATTCAAGGTTGCCGCCATCCAGATGGCCTCGGGCCCCAAGGTCGAAGGCAACCTGAGCGAGGCGCGACGCCTGATCGCAAAGGCGGCAGAACAAGGGGCGAAGCTGGTGGTGCTGCCTGAGTTCTTCGCCATCATGGGCATGAACGAACAGGACAAGGTCAAGGTGTGCGAACAGCCCGGTCGGGGGCCGATCCAGAGCTTCCTTAGTGAAATGGCGCGCAAACACAGGATATGGCTGGTGGGAGGCTCCATTCCTTTGGCGGCGAGTACGCCGGACAAGGTGCGCAACAGCCTGCTGGTGTTCGACGAGACCGGTGCGCAAGTGGCACGTTACGACAAGATCCATCTGTTCAACCTGACGCTGGGCAACGAACACTACAACGAAGCCAGCACCATCGAGGCGGGCGACAAGATCGTGGTGGTGGATAGTCCCTTCGGCCGAATCGGCTTGGCCATATGCTACGACCTGCGCTTCCCGGAGCTGTTCCGCGCCATGAAGGATGTCAACATCATCGTGCTGCCTTCCGCATTCACCGCCACCACCGGCAAGGTGCACTGGGAGCCGCTGGTGCGCGCGCGGGCCATCGAGAACCTGTCCTATGTCATCGCCGCAGCGCAAGGCGGTTACCATGTAAGCGGACGCGAGACGCACGGCCATACCATGATCGTCGATCCCTGGGGGCGCATCATGGATGAATTGCAGCGCGGTTCCGGCGTAGTCATCGCCGATGTGAACCCGAACTATCAGGCCAGCTTGCGCAGCAGTCTGCCCGCGCTGTCCCACCGCACGTTGTCTTGCGACAATCTGGAACAGGCATGA